A single window of Dermacentor albipictus isolate Rhodes 1998 colony chromosome 1, USDA_Dalb.pri_finalv2, whole genome shotgun sequence DNA harbors:
- the LOC135912052 gene encoding retinitis pigmentosa 9 protein-like isoform X1, with protein sequence MSSTKSGRCGSQEAKPGPTLLDKGQNVSEKIQALKHIDTFYNQAPPGLIQEEKENPEDCIPDLPENKHAREFLSKAPTKGLWMPLGKEVKVMKCWRCKAYGHRTGDRECPMFLSGNSASEKFRFVHEDPMHEFVKESKATEKQERIRQLQELLEGSSDSDSSSSSSSSSSSPGESRKRRRKHSHSKHESRKKQKHHRKSKKRRRK encoded by the exons ATGTCATCAACCAAGTCTGGTCGTTGTGGTAGCCAGGAAGCTAAGCCAGGACCGACGCTACTTGACAAGGGGCAGAATGTCAGCGAGAAAATTCAGGCTCTGAAACACATCGACACATT ctacaACCAGGCTCCACCGGGTCTAATTCAGGAGGAAAAGGAGAATCCCGAAGACTGTATTCCTGACTTGCCAGAAAACAAACATGCGCGAGAGTTTCTGTCAAAGGCACCTACGAAGGGTCTGTGGATGCCCCTGGGAAAGGAAGTTAAAGTAATGAAAT GTTGGAGGTGCAAAGCCTACGGACATAGGACAGGAGACAGGGAGTGTCCTATGTTCCTCAGTGGAAACTCTGCAAGCGAGAAGTTTAGATTT GTGCATGAAGATCCGATGCACGAGTTCGTGAAAGAAAGCAAAGCGACTGAAAAGCAGGAACG AATTCGCCAGCTGCAGGAACTTCTTGAAGGATCGTCGGATTCTGACAGCAGCTCAAGCTCTTCAAGCAGCAGTAGCTCCCCGGGAGAATCCAGAAAGCGTCGCCGCAAGCACAGCCACTCAAAACACGAGTCCAGAAAAAAGCAGAAGCATCATCGTAAATCTAAGAAGCGTAGAAGAAAGTGA
- the LOC135912052 gene encoding retinitis pigmentosa 9 protein-like isoform X2 translates to MSSTKSGRCGSQEAKPGPTLLDKGQNVSEKIQALKHIDTFYNQAPPGLIQEEKENPEDCIPDLPENKHAREFLSKAPTKGLWMPLGKEVKVGGAKPTDIGQETGSVLCSSVETLQARSLDLIRQLQELLEGSSDSDSSSSSSSSSSSPGESRKRRRKHSHSKHESRKKQKHHRKSKKRRRK, encoded by the exons ATGTCATCAACCAAGTCTGGTCGTTGTGGTAGCCAGGAAGCTAAGCCAGGACCGACGCTACTTGACAAGGGGCAGAATGTCAGCGAGAAAATTCAGGCTCTGAAACACATCGACACATT ctacaACCAGGCTCCACCGGGTCTAATTCAGGAGGAAAAGGAGAATCCCGAAGACTGTATTCCTGACTTGCCAGAAAACAAACATGCGCGAGAGTTTCTGTCAAAGGCACCTACGAAGGGTCTGTGGATGCCCCTGGGAAAGGAAGTTAAA GTTGGAGGTGCAAAGCCTACGGACATAGGACAGGAGACAGGGAGTGTCCTATGTTCCTCAGTGGAAACTCTGCAAGCGAGAAGTTTAGATTT AATTCGCCAGCTGCAGGAACTTCTTGAAGGATCGTCGGATTCTGACAGCAGCTCAAGCTCTTCAAGCAGCAGTAGCTCCCCGGGAGAATCCAGAAAGCGTCGCCGCAAGCACAGCCACTCAAAACACGAGTCCAGAAAAAAGCAGAAGCATCATCGTAAATCTAAGAAGCGTAGAAGAAAGTGA